The window TGCACTGGGCTCGCCACATCATGAAGGTGCAAGCAGACAAGAAGCGCACGGACAGAGAATTCAATGTAGGGGATGCTGTCTTCATCAAATTACAACCGTATGTGCAATTATCCGTTCATCGCCGAGCCAACCACAAGCTTGCCTTCAAATACTTTGGTCCCTTCAAAGTGATCCGCAAGATTAACCCAGTCGCCTACGAGTTGGAGCTGCCACCGGAATCCAAGATTCACCCGGTGTTCCACATATCTCAGCTGCGGCAAGTCCTCGAGCCAGGTACCGACGCCTATGATAATTTGCATGTACCTCGATCTGCAGAGCTGGTTCCGGTGGAGATGCTCGATAGGCGCTGGCGGCAAACTCTTACTGGACGACGTGAGCAATATCTTGTGCGCTGGTCTTATTCAGAACTCCTGGACGCTACGCGGGAGGACGCCCTCACGCTCAAAGCCCGCTATCCTCTCGTAGCAGCTTGGGGACAAGCATGCTCTCGAGGGGCAGGGGATGTTAGTGTCCCAAATACAAGTGCAGCCCGGGACAAGAGCAGCGCTGATGGGGCAGCAACAAGTCAACTACAGGCGACCAATCCGGGGAGAGAGCGCGTCATTGCCAGGCCACCTGGGATCAAGCATCCAAGTCGCCTGTTCATGGGCCCTGAATTGATGAATGCTATATAGGAAAGCTCCAGCGAAGGAAATGACATCCTGGCTGGGATCACGGCAAACGGCACGGCTGGCacttttgtttccttttcttctttctttctttccaagTGAACTCTTCCTGAGGAAGTGTATCGTGAGTTAGAGACTGTAATCCCGAATCCAGCGAGTGAATAGATCGGGCACCTAACACACTCAGCCCGATGGCCCAGCGCGTTCACCAGCCAACGGGCAAAACAAAATCGGGTCATCCAATTTACACCGTGAACGACACAAAGCCATGATCCAGTAGTGGAAAAGCATTAAGTATGACATGACTGAAGTATACAAAATCTAGGAACACTATCTAAGCATGGAAAGCAAAGACGGCTATTACCTTTTCCACGATCCCATGGCGCCCTCGTCGAGTCTGCCGCCGAACCCTTAAGCCCCCGAGAAGAAAGAATCCCCCTGTCGCGGCCGCCTATTCCACATGCTTCTCCAAGCACCTCCTCAACCTCCAGCAGGGCCGCCTCCACGCCGTCCATGGCCATCCCTCATGCGCGTCTCCACTCGGGAGCACGTCGTGGACCGATTGGAGGCCGCCCTCCGCGAGCACGTCATTGTCTGCGTGGCCTCCGTGTCCTAGTGGTTGTCGATGTTGTCGAGCGCATGGACCACACTGTCCTGAGAGAGCCGGTGTCTGAGAGATGGTCGTCCCCTAGTGGTTGACTCTCTCCCCACAACCATGGATGGATCTCGTCCATGGCGATGAGCAGGACGCATAGGAGAAGGGAGTGGGATGTGGAGAAGAAGGGTAGGAAGGAACAAATTTGATAGGTGGAGGCCAGAGAAGACGAAGGGGGAGAGGGGTTAATGCGAGGAGGCCTAAAGCGGAAGGAGAGACCCACATTTGGAAAGAATCGCTAAGTGATTGTAATGCGCATATCGGTCTAGAAAAAGTCTAAAAATTGGTGGAGGCAATAACTTCGTTCGATCAGGGGCTATTTCTTCGGTCATGATTTATTCCTTTCCATATAGAAGTTACCAAATACTAGTGAGAATATATCTTTTTGGCACATAAAAGCAGTTTAAATAGATCGTTGGTAAAATCTGGTTTAAATGTGTTGGTGGGATAAaaaatctatactactattaaacaatcaaacaagaacttcttTAAGCACACCCCACAAAGCATACACAGATCCTATATCACCGCACGATTAGGCCCACTAAAATCAATCTAACAGTTAGCCTTAACCTAAACCattttctgtgtgcacttagcaatttacattgactgaccgtactccaccgtggaggaaaatatgaaactTCACGCTTGAGCAATTAGGAAACTAATTATCACGGGTGCATCCTATTCTAGGAAACTAAATCAGAGTGCATCCATCCTATTATGAAACTAATCTCAGACAAATCCATACTATTAAAAAACTTATCTCGGatgcatccatcctattaggaagctAATCGTGAGCCGCCTGCCGCCATCATGCACGCTAGCCACGATGGGGGAAGCGCGAGGAGCTTCGTCTTTCTTCGGgaacatctatactactattaaacaatcaaacaagaacttttttaagcacaccccacaaagcgtacacagatccaataccaccgcacgattaggcccactaaaatcaatctatcggttagccttaacctaaatcattttctgtgtgcacttagcaatttacattgactgaccgtactccaacgtggaggaaaatatgaaactccacgcctgcgcaattaggaaactaataatcacgggtgcgtcctattctaggaaactaaatcagagtgcatccatcctataaggaaactaatctcagacaaatccatcctattaaaaaacttatctcggacgcatccatcctattaggaagctAATCGCGAGCCGCCTGCCGCCATCATGCACGCTAGCCACGATGGGGGAAGCGCGAGGAGCTTCGTCTTTCTCCGGGAACACACGTGCTATCGCCGCCATCGTCTTCTGTTTGGAGGCCAGGCGCTCTTCTGCCGCTACTGCGACGACTCCATCCACGTCCAGGGCATGCTCTCCGGCAACCATCGACATCCGTGTTGACTTCAGCTCCGTTCGCAGCACCCATGCCGACAAAGTGTCTGTTCAGTGGGTGCACGTGCATTACATATTAAATAAGAATCGTGGGCCTTCAAGCAATCTAGAATTATAGATTTGGGATCATCTTAGGTTGCCGATTGCTGTACTGAAAATGTGTAATTATATATGGCACGTACATAAGAATGCAGTAATCTTGTCTTACAAAGTAGGATCAAGAGGGATACTAAAGAAGTCAAGATGCAGAGTCTATTTACCATGATTACTTCTCATGTTCATGTCGGCTTCCTTGGGCTTTACTTCGTACCACCATATGCATTAAACTGGACCGTATCAAGAGGTAACACCATCCCCTTGATTAGAATTGCCTTATTTGTGATATTTGATCAGTGTGTGTTTTACGTATGACGTTGCTTTACCTGCAATTAAGGTGGGTTGCACTTGGCTAGGCACTATCTCTAGGGATAGGTTGGAAATCAGAATATATGATTCATTCTTAGAGAAAACTTTACACGCGTCACTTTAACATAATTGCACAGCAATCCAGTAAATTATGTAAGATTCAGTAGGAGGCAAGATATTGAAGATGTACTACTATTTCAGCTACATGATTCTATACATCTAAAACGGGTCACATGACTCCGTAACTATTGTTAGAGAATATCTCTTGCTGTTCTGTAAATGTATGCAATTTCTACAGCGTTCCAATAAAGAGAATTTTACCATACAGAAGGATCCAATGAAGAAACTAATCCGGCTGAGTTCCAATAAATAGATCCTTCAAAGGATCTGTCCTAATACAGCTGTCGTATATTGGTACAGAGAAATCATATAAACTGCACTCAGTCAGATTTTTTGTTTCATGACAGAGAAACCAAATACCTTTCGCTATTTTGGCATATATATATTTATTCTTATATATTTGTGCAGTTTCGAATGATCCAACATATCTGCAGTCATCAAACTTGAAGACATGATGTTTAAGGCCTTATTTGCACCGCCTCTCTTTCTTTGTCTGTGCGCCTCTTTCCTCCAATAATAATAATGAACAACTTTTTTCGGATCAGGTATTACACTGTTACAAATATATGCTGAAGCTACTCCTTACGACAAGAAAAAAGAGGATGAATGCTTTCTATCTTCACCAGTATTGTAGCATGTTCCAAATTGTTGGCTCTTTCTTATTTGAGGATTCATCATTTTTTTGTAATTTAGAAGCTGGCCTGAAAGCTTGATAAGGTTAAGCTTGACAAATACTCTAGAATACTTTTCCTTCCATCTTTATTTTTCTTCATAACTCATTTCAGTTTCTATACGTACAAACCATCTTACATCATTGTAAGTTAGTATGGTTGCCAACACATAAACACATACAAAACTGGATAAATATTTTCTATCATGATAATTGTTGGATTTCTTCTAGCCCTTTTACATTTCAATTAGTTCTTGTAAATCATCTTTATTTCATATAGAAGTCGTTGTAGTCACATATCATCTTCTATTTCCTATTATCCATAGTAGGTAGCTATATAATTTTGGCAGTCCACAcaaccaaaaaatatatataatttgATCCAAATTAGTACAAATATATATTTTGCTATGCAGATTCGTAGAATAAAATAAGATTCAAGAATTAAGCATCTTGAACAATATAATTGCACCGTAAGGCAGTTTATACTTTTTTTTTCCTGGCTACACTCGAAGagaagactatactacatgcatatattactGCATTAATAAATAATTGCTGATTTTATTTAAATGAGAATATTTACCTGCTATTACTATATGCAGCAACATAACCACTATTATGTCTCGCTTTTGAAAATACAATTTAAGCGACATCAAACATTGTGTATCCATTTAATTTATATTTTTTAAAATGTTTATTTTTTTATATTATGTGAATTCGCCTGTTTTACgtttgagacgtgcgttgcacgtgcatgcttactagagGTGGGAAAGAATTAACGGGAGTGAGGCGAGACTATCAACTTAgaaattaggagtagagattaaacCAGtaagaacgcacacacgcacatctaTTTTTGGCAAACATATGTGAGAAGTTGAACAGCGCAGTAGTGATCAAGATGCAAAGAAAAAATGTTTCATGCGCCGAAGCCAAGATCACACCTTCTTCTTCATACTGTCCGTCAGCTCAGCACCCACAGCTAGTAGGTAGCCCTTTCCTTGATTGTCTTTCTTTACCTTGGTTAGTTTAGTGGCTGAAAATAAATGAGAAATAGAAATCTTGACAAATATGTTACTCTCCTGTTACACTTGGTAATTGAGGAAAATGAAAACAATAAATACGGTTCAGTTTATTACTAAGCAACATCACATGCTAAGTAATAATTATTGTTTGAAAAGCAATAGGTGTGTTAATCCAACAGTCTGTCATCACTGAGACAGATAGAATTTTTGATCGACCCATATATCATCAAGTAGGAATATTCTTTGGCggaaaaaggcaaagtaaaagaaaGTAGAATGAAGCAATTGAGTAACATAATTATACATATAAAGGTGTCTCAAGATTAAAAAATATTACTGAGTGAAAAATGTTTGTAAGCACTAGTGTAGTTGTGAATCATAAATATCACGACTATTATTACCTTATTTCCAAATAAAGAAGTACTACAGTCATCGTTTTGTAGAATTCAATTTGAGTGGTTATGGAGTGGGTAACTTGTTTTGATACATTTGCTTTGTTTCATGAACATATACTGCTGTAGTgaatttttggcatcaatatttgcACTTCTGTTGCCTTGTCTCTCTGTAGACATTCCACTTCGTTATCTTCTACGAGTTTAGCCATCAAAGGATCTGACACTGGGGTTCCaatttattttttgcaatcactaaACGGTGTGGAGTGCGAGTAGAGGCAATTCAGCTCAGTTTTGATAGAATCTTGGAGAACTGTTGGTACATGTTGGTACATGTTGTACATACAGTAGTTAAAATAGATTAGTTTGTAGGTGTTGATTAAATTTATTTCTCCGAGAATCCACTAAATGAACCAAATGAAGACCGAGCACAAATGTGCTTTCCTTACTTTTCTTTTATTGGTTGTGTTCCCCCGGATGCCAGAAAATCTCCTGATACATGTTGTACCTTCTTTAATACAAGATCAATAAAATTGTCAATTATCTAAAATACATAAATAAAAGCCGTGACTTTGCATACGAGTCAATGTAGTGGTCAAGATGAAAATAGATAGACAAAGTTACAAATAGCAACAGTCATGCATTTTCACCAACGAATGATTTCGAAAATTTAGATGGATAGTTAAGGTTTCACTTGCAACAACTCAAACAGATTGTTTTTTAGAAAGGGATGTAGACATCAATTCTTAATCCAACAAGCTCATCAACATCATTTCTTAGTTCTAATCTCAATACCCCACACAATAAGACCAGTCTTCCAAACTCCTCCCTCTGTTTCCTTTAGGCACACAGACACCTCGCTGTCACAGCCTTCTCTGTTGTAGAACTCACCAAGCTCGACCTCCATCCAGCCGTCAGCCCTTTTTCGAGGGAGCATAACATCTTCTGTGAGAGGAATTGCATCACAGTTCGTATGAGGCATATAGTCTTCCCAACTACACCTCAAGATATGTTTGCGAGGTACCCCGTCATCCCCGTCCTCTATGTAGGCTTGGAGGCAAACTTGGCGTGTTGAGTCGTCAATCCCTCCAACACTGATTGATGCCTCTTGAAACGGGAAATCGAGATTGAAGAACTCATCGGCTAGCTTGAACACCATGTAAGCAGCATACTTGGAGTTTGGGCTGAGCATTGTGCTATGTATTTCGCCACGGATTAACAGCCACCAAACTCCCCGAAGTTGAGCTGCTTCACAGAAGCTGTCGCAAATGCAAGTGTATGGGTATGGTTAGAACTGGCACTAGATGGAATGAATACCATTAGATGAATGACGATAGGAACTAAATTTATAGGCCCAATTAATTAGCGCGAACCTGTTGTTTGCTTGGATCTCATCAGAACCGAGCTTGATCCGTTCCCAGTAATCTATTGTCTCTCCCCATGAAATATGCTTCGACCTCGCCGAGAGCATGTAGCACATGGCGCCTGTCTTTTTGTCCAGCCACATGCTCTGCACAAAACAAGGGTAGAATTCTGAATTTTGATCGAGTAGAAAAGGAAGCAAGCACCCAAAGTAGTCGGGGTTGGGCGATTGCATTTACATGGGATCTATAATTCTGTAAGTGCCACGAGGTTGCCTGGGAGGAGCGCCGGTTGATCGGAGAGGCATCGGAACAAGCCCTTCTTGGACAGCGGCGCGTGGGGGAGCACACCTTCAGCGAGCCGTGGGAGGTCACGGGGCAGGAAGCAGGACCAGACGACATCGGAGTCCGCGGCGGCAAGAAAGGCCCGGGAGACAGCGGCACAGCGTCCGGCGTCCGGCGGCAACGTGCGGGAGAGGATCGACGCCAGGACTTCCTCCGACAGGCGCGAGATCTCATTGCCGCCTGCTTCCATGATGGGATAGATCTCGTGGATAGATCTAGATTGGAAGAGACGTACCGCGGGACCAGACGCCAGGACTTATAAACACATCCCAGCCGACA is drawn from Triticum dicoccoides isolate Atlit2015 ecotype Zavitan chromosome 6B, WEW_v2.0, whole genome shotgun sequence and contains these coding sequences:
- the LOC119321780 gene encoding F-box protein PP2-B11-like, which translates into the protein MEADGNEISRLPEELLASILSRTSPPDAGRCAAVSRSFLAAADSDAVWSCFLPRDLPRLDEGVLPHATPSKKGLFRCLSDQPALLPGKLVSMWLDKKTGAMCYMLSARSKHISWGETIDYWERIKLGSDEIQANNSFCEAAQLRGVWWLLIRGEIHSTMLSPNSKYAAYMVFKLADEFFNLDFPFQEASISVGGIDDSTRQVCLQAYIEDGDDGVPRKHILRCSWEDYMPHTNCDAIPLTEDVMLPRKRADGWMEVELGEFYNREGCDSEVSVCLKETEGGVWKTGLIVWGIEIRTKK